One part of the Salinivirga cyanobacteriivorans genome encodes these proteins:
- a CDS encoding KpsF/GutQ family sugar-phosphate isomerase produces MNEHKRNYQNILKIAVKSIEHEALAIKNLVNYLDEDFAKVVELIYNSDGRLIVTGIGKSAIIANKIVATLNSTGTPAVFMHAADAIHGDLGIVREHDSVLCISKSGNTPEIKVLVPLIKSRGNTLIGMVSNADSFLGKNADYLLKSTIEKEACPNNLAPTSSTTAQLVLGDALAIALIDYRDFGEEDFARFHPGGALGKKLYMRVSDLYKNNPRPMVSPDTPVEQVILEISEKRLGAAIVVDKNLDVVGIITDGDLRRMMQKKLDIASTKAEDIMSRNPKTIAPEAMAIKAFNMMEDNSITQLAVAAEGKYEGMVHLHDILKEGIV; encoded by the coding sequence ATGAATGAACATAAACGTAACTATCAGAATATTTTAAAAATTGCAGTCAAGTCCATTGAACACGAAGCTTTAGCTATTAAAAACCTTGTGAATTATTTAGATGAAGATTTTGCTAAGGTTGTTGAATTGATTTATAATTCTGACGGGAGATTAATTGTTACAGGAATCGGTAAAAGTGCCATTATTGCCAATAAAATTGTTGCAACCTTAAATTCAACAGGCACACCTGCTGTATTTATGCATGCTGCCGATGCCATTCATGGCGATTTGGGTATTGTACGGGAGCACGATAGTGTTTTGTGTATTTCAAAAAGCGGCAATACTCCTGAAATCAAGGTGCTGGTTCCTTTAATTAAGTCCAGAGGCAATACCCTGATTGGTATGGTAAGCAATGCCGATTCATTTTTAGGTAAAAATGCTGATTATCTCTTAAAAAGTACAATCGAAAAAGAGGCATGTCCCAATAATTTGGCTCCCACCTCGAGTACTACAGCCCAATTGGTTTTAGGTGATGCTCTGGCAATTGCGCTCATTGATTATAGAGACTTTGGCGAGGAAGACTTTGCACGTTTTCATCCCGGGGGCGCACTGGGCAAAAAACTCTACATGCGTGTAAGCGATTTATACAAAAATAACCCCAGGCCAATGGTTTCTCCAGATACACCAGTTGAACAGGTGATTCTTGAAATATCTGAAAAACGACTTGGTGCTGCAATTGTTGTAGACAAAAATTTAGATGTGGTTGGCATTATTACGGATGGGGATTTGAGAAGAATGATGCAGAAAAAGTTGGATATTGCCTCTACTAAAGCGGAGGATATTATGAGCCGTAATCCAAAAACAATTGCTCCCGAAGCCATGGCAATTAAAGCTTTTAACATGATGGAGGACAATAGTATCACACAGCTTGCTGTTGCAGCAGAGGGGAAGTATGAGGGTATGGTGCATTTACACGATATATTAAAAGAAGGCATTGTATAG
- a CDS encoding sugar transferase, with translation MNKKLLTLKYVLFDLLAAAISWGLFYSYRKIYVEHFPIEKIHLGNDDTFFLGLSIIPFFWLALYYFTGEYRNLLRKSRLQELASTFKLVLVGSVILFFILILDDYISSYKNYYSSFFTLFSLQFVFTYIPRLTITSSTIRKMRRGEFSFNTLIIGAREKAVGLIKEMSNKPKSSGNKFIGFVPLEPQEQYPLEEYLPKLGDSLEDINTIVKEYKVDEVIISLDYQEKNKLEKVISRLELLHTRTLMQPDLYDILTGHVQTTSLYSIPLLEVTHELMPPWQENVKRFLDVVFSIIAMIILIPLYLGISIAIKANSKGPVFYSHTRIGRFGKPFTIYKFRSMVVDAEKNGPQLSNHTDNRITSVGRFLRKTRLDEIPQFYNVVLGNMSLVGPRPERQFFIDQIVERAPHYYHLLRVRPGITSLGQVKYGYAENVDQMIERLRYDIIYIENMSLYVDFKIMIYTIKTIFEASGK, from the coding sequence ATGAATAAAAAGCTACTTACCCTAAAATATGTATTATTTGATTTGCTGGCCGCGGCTATTAGCTGGGGCCTGTTTTACAGTTACCGTAAAATATATGTGGAGCACTTTCCTATTGAAAAAATACACCTGGGAAATGACGACACTTTTTTCCTTGGGCTAAGCATTATACCATTTTTTTGGTTGGCACTCTATTATTTTACGGGTGAATATCGAAACTTGTTAAGAAAGTCGCGATTGCAGGAACTGGCATCTACATTTAAGCTTGTGCTTGTTGGTTCGGTAATATTGTTTTTCATTCTAATACTGGATGATTATATCTCATCCTATAAAAACTATTACAGTTCTTTTTTCACATTGTTCTCCCTGCAATTTGTATTTACCTATATTCCCAGGTTAACTATTACCAGTTCGACAATACGTAAAATGCGTCGGGGCGAGTTTTCTTTCAATACACTCATTATAGGTGCCCGGGAAAAAGCTGTTGGTTTAATAAAAGAAATGAGCAATAAACCTAAGTCATCCGGAAATAAGTTTATTGGGTTTGTACCTTTGGAGCCGCAGGAACAATATCCTTTAGAAGAATATTTGCCCAAACTCGGCGATTCATTAGAAGATATTAATACGATTGTAAAAGAATACAAAGTAGATGAGGTAATTATATCGCTCGATTATCAGGAAAAAAATAAACTAGAAAAGGTTATTTCCCGGCTGGAGCTATTGCATACACGAACCTTAATGCAACCTGATCTTTACGATATTCTTACCGGACATGTTCAGACCACATCGCTATACAGCATTCCTCTTTTGGAGGTTACACATGAACTTATGCCCCCCTGGCAGGAGAATGTGAAACGATTTCTTGATGTGGTTTTTTCAATTATTGCTATGATTATTTTAATTCCCTTATACCTGGGTATTTCAATAGCTATTAAAGCAAATTCCAAAGGGCCTGTTTTTTATTCTCATACGCGTATAGGCCGGTTTGGAAAACCATTCACCATTTATAAATTTCGTTCTATGGTGGTCGATGCTGAGAAAAACGGACCGCAGCTTTCAAATCATACAGATAATAGAATTACAAGTGTGGGACGGTTTTTACGTAAAACCCGCCTAGACGAAATTCCCCAGTTTTATAACGTGGTACTGGGCAACATGTCTCTGGTTGGGCCAAGGCCTGAGCGCCAGTTTTTTATTGATCAAATTGTGGAGCGTGCACCACATTATTATCATCTGTTGCGGGTTCGACCTGGTATTACATCTCTTGGACAGGTAAAATATGGTTATGCAGAAAATGTTGATCAGATGATTGAACGGTTGCGTTACGACATTATTTATATTGAAAATATGTCGCTATATGTCGACTTTAAAATCATGATCTATACTATAAAAACCATTTTTGAAGCCAGCGGTAAATAG